The following coding sequences are from one Candidatus Baltobacteraceae bacterium window:
- a CDS encoding DapH/DapD/GlmU-related protein — translation MHLISPSASISKLADLEDSVKGSKLIVGAGVMIDSFVKIKFTGGLGDVEIGENSHLNSGVVIYSGNGLKIGTNVLIAANCTFAPTNHEYERRDVPINRQRFKPSKGGIVIEDDVWIGSNCVILDGTILRRGCIVGANSLVRGECEAYSINVGSPAKFLKYRPG, via the coding sequence GTGCACCTCATTTCGCCGTCGGCGAGCATTTCGAAGCTGGCCGACTTGGAGGATTCGGTTAAAGGCTCGAAATTAATCGTCGGCGCGGGCGTTATGATCGATTCGTTTGTGAAAATAAAATTCACGGGGGGACTGGGGGATGTCGAGATCGGCGAGAACTCGCACCTAAACTCCGGAGTCGTGATCTATTCGGGAAACGGTCTGAAGATCGGGACGAACGTGCTGATTGCGGCGAACTGCACGTTCGCTCCGACAAATCACGAATACGAACGCCGAGACGTGCCGATCAATCGGCAACGCTTCAAGCCTAGCAAGGGTGGAATCGTTATCGAGGACGACGTGTGGATCGGCTCCAATTGCGTCATTCTCGACGGAACGATCTTGCGCCGCGGCTGTATCGTCGGCGCGAATTCGCTCGTGCGCGGCGAATGCGAGGCCTACTCCATCAACGTCGGTTCGCCCGCAAAATTTCTAAAATACCGGCCCGGGTAA